Proteins found in one Nocardia brasiliensis ATCC 700358 genomic segment:
- a CDS encoding HNH endonuclease family protein, whose translation MKFTAQRLALIVLAIVTFIGVSYYYVNRVEPPKANAQCDTGSAQVCADAPASMPSRDALALLDTVRVAGRAPKTGYTREQFGPAWSDDVSVPGGHNGCGTRDDILQRDLIDVTFKDTKRCVVATGTLNDLYTGKTIEFVRGPKTSDDVQIDHIIALSDAWQKGAQQLSAERRRDLANDPLNLQAVDGPTNQSKSDSDAASWLPPSKGYRCAYLTRQIQVKAAYQLWVTQAEKDAMTRELGTCP comes from the coding sequence ATGAAGTTCACAGCACAGCGACTCGCTCTCATCGTTCTGGCGATCGTGACATTCATCGGAGTCTCCTACTACTACGTGAACCGGGTGGAACCGCCGAAGGCGAACGCGCAGTGCGACACCGGATCCGCCCAGGTCTGTGCCGATGCGCCGGCGAGCATGCCGAGCCGCGACGCGCTCGCCCTGCTCGATACCGTCCGCGTCGCCGGACGGGCCCCCAAAACCGGTTACACCCGTGAACAATTCGGTCCCGCCTGGTCTGATGACGTGTCAGTACCCGGCGGGCACAACGGCTGCGGCACCCGCGACGACATCCTGCAGCGTGACCTCATCGACGTCACCTTCAAGGACACCAAGCGCTGCGTCGTGGCCACCGGCACCCTCAACGATCTCTACACCGGTAAGACGATCGAATTCGTGCGCGGGCCGAAGACCTCCGACGATGTGCAGATCGACCACATCATCGCCCTGTCGGACGCCTGGCAGAAAGGCGCGCAACAGCTTTCCGCCGAGCGCCGCCGCGACCTGGCCAACGACCCGCTGAACCTGCAGGCCGTCGACGGCCCGACCAACCAGTCCAAGAGCGACTCCGACGCGGCCAGCTGGCTGCCGCCGAGCAAGGGCTACCGCTGCGCCTACCTGACCAGGCAGATCCAGGTCAAAGCGGCGTACCAGCTCTGGGTGACCCAGGCCGAGAAGGACGCCATGACACGTGAACTCGGCACCTGCCCCTGA
- a CDS encoding haloalkane dehalogenase: MATVDVLDSFISYRDAGTGSVPVVFLHGNPTSSYLWRNVIPHVGDQTRTLAPDLIGMGASGKPDIGYRFVEHARYLEAWFDALELDQVVLVGHDWGGALGLDWAARHPGRVRGVAVLETFLRPLRWSELPPRGAEIFRAYRGPEGERMVLAENMFIEFNLPNQAPSLTPEDHDVYRAPYPTPESRRPLLAWPRELPLDGEPADVVAIIENYGRWAATSPEVPKLIMGLANGSGLGSPEAVDWAATTFANAETAVIPPAGHHAPEDRPDEIGAAIAAWLRRHTLVGAAEIA; the protein is encoded by the coding sequence ATGGCCACCGTCGACGTTCTCGATTCGTTCATCTCCTACCGCGACGCGGGCACCGGTTCGGTGCCGGTCGTCTTCCTGCACGGCAATCCCACCTCGTCGTACCTGTGGCGGAACGTGATTCCGCACGTCGGCGACCAAACACGGACGCTGGCACCCGATCTCATCGGCATGGGCGCCTCCGGTAAGCCGGACATCGGCTACCGGTTCGTCGAGCACGCGCGCTACCTCGAGGCCTGGTTCGATGCGCTGGAACTGGACCAGGTCGTGCTCGTCGGCCACGACTGGGGCGGTGCGCTCGGCTTGGACTGGGCCGCACGGCATCCCGGCCGGGTGCGCGGCGTCGCCGTGCTCGAGACCTTCCTGCGGCCGCTGCGCTGGTCCGAACTGCCGCCGCGGGGTGCGGAGATCTTCCGCGCCTACCGCGGGCCGGAGGGGGAGCGGATGGTGTTGGCGGAGAACATGTTCATCGAGTTCAATCTGCCGAATCAGGCGCCGAGCCTGACCCCCGAGGACCATGACGTGTACCGCGCGCCGTACCCGACGCCCGAGTCGCGCAGGCCCCTGCTGGCCTGGCCGCGGGAGCTGCCGCTGGACGGCGAGCCCGCCGACGTGGTGGCGATCATCGAGAACTACGGCCGCTGGGCCGCCACGTCGCCCGAGGTGCCCAAGCTCATCATGGGTCTGGCGAACGGATCGGGCCTCGGCTCGCCCGAGGCGGTCGACTGGGCGGCGACCACCTTCGCGAACGCGGAGACCGCGGTGATCCCCCCGGCCGGGCATCACGCGCCGGAGGATCGCCCGGACGAGATCGGCGCCGCGATCGCCGCCTGGCTCCGCCGCCACACGCTGGTCGGCGCGGCCGAGATCGCCTGA
- a CDS encoding RNA polymerase sigma factor, whose protein sequence is MGVQEQAQDGTRAAEQELVERAVAGDRDAITEVVRLLQDPLYRLALRMVGRPAEAEDATQEILLRVLGNLATWRAEAGLRTWAYRVGVNYLLNLRRRTPQEAAQLSLDTFREGLADGLAEQDYRGPEATLLVTELRLNCSQAMLQCLARDERVAFVLGDVFELGSAEAAWVLDITPAAYRKRLARAKKRLGAFLSASCGWADPAAFCRCTRRVEQAVALGRIDPSRPNFARHPTTPGGRTADQAEQQMIQLHDAAAVLRAHPDYAAPQAKMDAISELLRSGRYPLLQ, encoded by the coding sequence GTGGGTGTGCAAGAGCAAGCGCAAGACGGTACGCGGGCCGCGGAGCAGGAACTGGTCGAACGGGCCGTGGCCGGGGATCGGGACGCGATCACCGAAGTAGTGCGGTTGCTGCAGGATCCGCTGTATCGGCTCGCGCTGCGGATGGTGGGGCGGCCCGCCGAGGCGGAGGACGCGACGCAGGAGATCCTGCTGCGCGTCCTCGGCAACCTCGCGACCTGGCGGGCCGAGGCGGGGCTGCGCACCTGGGCCTACCGGGTCGGGGTGAACTATCTGCTGAACCTGCGGCGCCGGACGCCGCAGGAGGCGGCGCAGCTGAGCCTGGACACTTTTCGGGAGGGACTGGCCGACGGGCTGGCCGAGCAGGACTACCGCGGCCCGGAGGCCACGCTGCTGGTCACCGAGCTGCGACTCAACTGCTCGCAGGCCATGCTGCAATGCCTGGCCAGGGACGAGCGGGTCGCCTTCGTCCTCGGCGACGTCTTCGAACTCGGCTCCGCCGAAGCCGCCTGGGTGCTCGACATCACCCCGGCCGCCTATCGAAAGCGCTTGGCGCGCGCGAAGAAACGCCTCGGCGCGTTTCTGTCCGCCAGCTGCGGCTGGGCCGACCCGGCGGCGTTCTGCCGGTGCACGCGCCGGGTGGAACAGGCGGTGGCCCTGGGCCGGATCGACCCGAGCCGCCCGAACTTCGCCAGGCATCCGACCACGCCCGGCGGCCGCACCGCAGACCAGGCCGAACAGCAGATGATCCAGTTGCACGACGCCGCGGCCGTGCTCCGCGCCCACCCGGATTACGCTGCGCCGCA